One stretch of Penaeus chinensis breed Huanghai No. 1 chromosome 27, ASM1920278v2, whole genome shotgun sequence DNA includes these proteins:
- the LOC125039609 gene encoding uncharacterized protein LOC125039609 has protein sequence MPRKLRSTSSGGKPSAVRKLHDTTSTSHEASVSTSSPGDAPSSRSDSSEPGPSTSRQAGAAGSRRGCRSQTFLDLLDESDFSESDDDWLPEAVTSAGRLIGVEEAVTSSDSDSEEDLQEISVSSTVGEPRTRTLCTQCKIYLCSYAKRNCFFEFHV, from the exons GTGGCAAACCATCAGCTGTCAGGAAGCTCCATGACACTACAAGTACATCCCATGAGGCTAGTGTTTCAACATCTTCACCTG gtGATGCACCATCATCAAGAAGCGATAGTAGTGAACCAGGCCCATCTACATCTCGACAAGCTGGTGCTGCAGGTTCCAGAAGAG GCTGTCGATCTCAGACATTTCTGGACCTCCTTGATGAAAGCGACTTTAGTGAGAGTGATGATGACTGGCTACCCGAGGCAGTGACGTCAGCTGGGAGACTGATTGGTGTTGAAGAAGCTGTCACTTCATCGGACTCGGATTCTGAAGAGGATCTCCAGGAGATATCTGTGTCTTCTACTGTTGGAGAGCCAAGAACCAGAACACTGTGTACTCAGTGTAAGATATATCTCTGCAGCTATGCAAAGAGAAACTGTTTCTTTGAGTTTCATGTATAA